A DNA window from Candidatus Atribacteria bacterium contains the following coding sequences:
- the hpt gene encoding hypoxanthine phosphoribosyltransferase: protein MLKNNEINEILITEKEIREKVLELGEKITKDYQDKNMVFIGVLRGAVIFMADLARAISIPMVFDFMAISSYGAATESSGVVRILKDLDETIEGKDVLVVEDIVDTGLTLNYLLRILKSRKPASLKVCTLLNKSTRRKVKVKVDYLGFDISNKFVVGYGLDYAGKFRNVPFVFTLNPKIYKGELK from the coding sequence ATGCTAAAAAATAATGAAATTAATGAGATTTTGATTACAGAAAAAGAGATTAGAGAAAAAGTCCTCGAACTTGGAGAAAAAATAACCAAGGATTATCAAGATAAAAATATGGTTTTTATAGGTGTATTAAGGGGAGCAGTCATATTTATGGCTGATTTAGCTCGAGCAATTTCAATTCCTATGGTCTTTGATTTTATGGCTATTTCCAGTTACGGAGCAGCCACAGAGTCTTCCGGAGTAGTAAGAATATTAAAAGATCTTGATGAAACCATTGAAGGAAAGGACGTCTTGGTTGTTGAAGATATAGTAGACACCGGATTGACTTTGAATTATCTGCTTCGAATATTAAAATCACGTAAACCTGCCAGTTTAAAAGTCTGTACACTTTTAAATAAAAGTACTAGAAGGAAAGTTAAGGTTAAAGTTGATTATTTGGGATTTGATATTTCTAATAAATTTGTAGTCGGTTATGGTTTGGATTATGCTGGAAAGTTTAGAAACGTGCCTTTTGTTTTTACCCTTAATCCCAAAATATACAAGGGAGAGTTGAAATAA
- a CDS encoding ATP-dependent metallopeptidase FtsH/Yme1/Tma family protein, producing the protein MTKIPNFNKKDFKGNKNYRNIGLYLLMLIIFISIISSFFEPKSVIQRELTYSEFLKEIEINNVSKVTIIDNSITGILMDGTEFSTYSPDDPEMINTLRSKNIVIEAKPPVKVSWWMQLLSSLLPMLLIIGIWLFMIQQMQGGGNKVMSFGKSKAKLLGKETPKVTFKDVAGIDEAKEEVEEIIEFLKNPAKFKKLGAKIPRGVLLYGPPGAGKTLLARAIAGEAGVPFFSISGSDFVEMFVGVGASRVRDLFKQAKANAPCIIFMDEIDAVGRHRGAGLGGGHDEREQTLNQLLVEMDGFDQNIGIIMIAATNRPDILDPALLRPGRFDRRIVIDRPDILGREDILKVHTRGKPLGKDVDIKVLARRTPGFVGSDLANLVNEAALLASRKSKKDIGMEELEAAIDRVIAGPERKSRLISEKEKEIIAYHESGHALVAKLLPNCDPVHKVSIIPRGNAALGYTLQLPTQDRYLISKLELMDRLAVLLGGRVAEDLIFKDVTTGAQNDLERATKIARQMITEYGMSETIGPITLGRKEHQIFLGRDISEQRDYSEEIANKIDKEVRKIIESAYTQAKDILIKNKRKLKKIARNLIERETLEGKDLDDLLNGIKLANLTKFQANFLLI; encoded by the coding sequence TTGACTAAAATACCTAATTTTAATAAAAAAGACTTTAAGGGAAATAAAAACTACAGAAACATCGGATTATATTTACTGATGTTAATTATTTTTATTTCAATTATCAGTTCGTTTTTTGAACCTAAATCTGTAATTCAACGAGAGCTAACCTATTCTGAATTTTTAAAGGAAATTGAAATAAATAATGTATCTAAAGTTACCATTATTGATAATTCAATTACCGGTATACTAATGGACGGTACGGAATTCTCTACTTATTCACCGGATGACCCAGAGATGATAAATACTCTTCGAAGTAAAAACATAGTCATAGAAGCTAAACCTCCGGTAAAAGTGTCTTGGTGGATGCAATTGCTTTCATCTTTATTGCCCATGCTTTTAATTATTGGAATCTGGTTATTTATGATACAACAAATGCAAGGTGGAGGTAATAAGGTTATGTCCTTTGGCAAGAGCAAAGCCAAACTTTTGGGCAAAGAAACCCCCAAGGTAACTTTTAAAGATGTGGCAGGAATTGACGAAGCAAAAGAGGAAGTTGAAGAAATAATAGAATTTTTAAAAAATCCGGCAAAATTTAAGAAATTGGGAGCTAAAATACCCAGAGGGGTTTTGCTTTATGGTCCTCCTGGTGCAGGCAAAACATTACTGGCCAGGGCTATTGCTGGTGAGGCAGGAGTACCATTCTTTAGTATTAGCGGCTCTGATTTTGTAGAGATGTTTGTGGGAGTTGGTGCTTCTCGGGTAAGAGATTTATTTAAACAAGCAAAGGCTAATGCTCCTTGCATCATTTTTATGGATGAAATCGATGCTGTAGGAAGACATAGAGGAGCAGGTTTAGGAGGAGGGCATGATGAGAGAGAACAAACCCTAAATCAACTATTGGTAGAAATGGATGGGTTTGACCAGAATATAGGAATCATCATGATTGCCGCTACTAACCGTCCGGATATTTTAGACCCCGCTTTATTAAGGCCTGGAAGGTTTGATAGACGTATTGTCATAGATAGACCAGATATACTGGGCCGGGAAGACATCTTAAAGGTTCATACCAGAGGGAAACCTTTGGGTAAGGATGTAGATATTAAAGTATTAGCCAGAAGGACTCCTGGATTTGTCGGTTCTGATTTAGCAAATTTAGTAAACGAGGCAGCTTTGTTAGCTTCTCGAAAAAGCAAAAAGGATATTGGAATGGAAGAGTTAGAAGCCGCTATAGATAGAGTTATTGCTGGACCGGAAAGAAAAAGTAGACTGATTAGCGAGAAAGAGAAAGAGATAATTGCCTATCATGAATCAGGTCATGCTTTAGTAGCCAAGTTATTACCTAATTGCGACCCGGTTCATAAGGTTTCAATCATCCCCCGGGGAAATGCAGCTTTGGGTTACACTTTGCAGCTTCCTACCCAGGATAGATATTTAATTAGTAAATTAGAATTAATGGATAGATTAGCAGTTTTATTGGGAGGAAGAGTAGCCGAAGATTTAATATTTAAAGATGTAACTACTGGTGCACAGAATGACCTGGAAAGAGCTACCAAGATTGCCCGTCAGATGATAACTGAGTATGGAATGAGTGAGACTATTGGTCCTATCACTTTAGGAAGGAAAGAACATCAAATATTTTTAGGTAGAGATATTTCTGAACAGCGTGATTATAGTGAAGAAATTGCTAATAAAATAGATAAAGAAGTAAGAAAAATTATAGAAAGTGCCTATACTCAAGCTAAAGATATTTTAATTAAAAATAAAAGAAAATTAAAAAAAATTGCTCGTAATTTAATAGAAAGAGAAACTTTAGAGGGAAAAGATTTGGATGATTTATTAAATGGAATAAAATTAGCTAATTTGACTAAATTTCAAGCAAACTTTTTACTCATTTAA